AATTACTTTGGCATTTTGCTCTGCTAACCAAGGTAAGTCTTTTTTTATAAAATAATCTATACCAGGGTTCTGTAAGCCAATGGAGTTTAACATACCAGCAGGGGTTTCAAAAACACGTGTACCTGGGTTACCATGCCACTCAACTAAAGAAGTACCTTTTGTAACTACAGCTCCGATTTGCTGTGGAGTAATAAAATCATAATAATCTCTGCCATAACCAAAGGTACCTGAGGCTGAAAAGATTGGGTTATCAAAATCTATACCAAATAAGGAGGTAGCTAATTTATTGCTCATTTATATTCACCTCTTTAATATTAAATACCGGACCATCTTTGCAAACGTGAAAATATCCACCCTCGGTTTTTTTAACAGCGCAGCCTAAACAGGCACCCACCCCACAAGCCATGTACGCCTCTAGTGATACAAAGGTTCTACAAGAACTTTTGGGTAAGTTAGCAAGCATAATATTTGGTCCACAGGCATAAATAACATCAAAGCTATAGTCTTTTAATAATTGTTTGGCATATTCACAGCAATTGCCTTTAAAGCCAGCTGTGCCGTCAATGGTGCAATTAAAGAGCCTACAATCTACATCTGTAAACAGCTCACTCATTTTAGCCTGATCGGCATTACTATAGCCTAAAACTACAGTTGGTTTTATTCCCTTAACGTTAAGCTCTCTAATTAAATACTTTAGGGGGGCAACCCCAATTCCTCCCCCAACTATTAAAGGGTTTTTGCAGCTTAAATCAAAGCTATTGCCTAGTGGTGCTATAACGTCTAAAGTATTACCTTGTTTATATTGTGTTAAGCTTGTAGTTCCTTTTCCCACAACTTTGTAGAGCATTTTAATGGCTTCATTATTCTTGTCGCAGTCAAATATACTTATGGGCCTTCGTAAAATCTGAAAATTAGATTCTCCACATTGAACGTGTAGAAACTGACCAGGCTCTAGTACCAAACTAAGCTCTTTACTTTTAAGGGTTATTAAATAAATATCATCACATATCTTGGTATTTGAAATAATAGGTAGCTTATATATTTTTTTAGTCATTTTTTTCTCCTTTCTTGTATTTCACTTCTCCATCTTTAAGTACATACTGTACTTCTCCGAATAGCTTTTCATTAAGCCAAGGGGTATTTTTGCCTTTTGTAGCAAGAGAGTTTTCAGTAAGTTCAAACTCTGAGTTTAAATTGATAATTGAGAT
This Clostridium sp. 'deep sea' DNA region includes the following protein-coding sequences:
- a CDS encoding dihydroorotate dehydrogenase electron transfer subunit, which translates into the protein MTKKIYKLPIISNTKICDDIYLITLKSKELSLVLEPGQFLHVQCGESNFQILRRPISIFDCDKNNEAIKMLYKVVGKGTTSLTQYKQGNTLDVIAPLGNSFDLSCKNPLIVGGGIGVAPLKYLIRELNVKGIKPTVVLGYSNADQAKMSELFTDVDCRLFNCTIDGTAGFKGNCCEYAKQLLKDYSFDVIYACGPNIMLANLPKSSCRTFVSLEAYMACGVGACLGCAVKKTEGGYFHVCKDGPVFNIKEVNINEQ